The genomic DNA CTGAAAGTGCAGAAGAAGTTGTCAGCAACTCAGATATAGTTGTTACAGTAATTAACCCTGCCGTGCCTTTGATAAAATATAACATGATTAAACCAGGTAGCTTGGTTATTGCTGCATGCGGAGCCAGGGAATTGTATGATGACGTATGCAATAAGATGGACAAGTTTACAGTTGATGATTGGGAGCATATTCTGGAAAGATATCGTTTCAAGGATTTCTTATCAAGGGGCATAATTACAAGAGAGACACCACATCTTGAATTGGGGAAAATCATAGCTGGCAAACAAAAAGGTAGAGAAAATAATAATGAGAAAATATTGTTTGTACATGCTGGAATGATAATAAATCACATAGCAATAGGACATTTGATATATAAAAAAGCGAAGGAAAATGGAGCAGGAAAGGAATTCAGGGTTTTATGATATGGAAGAGAGAGGAGAAAGTTATGGTCAACTGGGGAGTTATGGGAGCAGGAGGCATAGCAAGAAGAAGAACCATACCTGAAGGAATTGCAAAAGCTAAGAATGCAGAACTTGTTGCTGTTATGGACATTGATGAAAAGATTGCAAAAGATGTAGCAGATGAATATAAAGTCAAAGCATATACAAAAGAAGAAGAATTGTTAGATGATAAAAATGTTCAGGCTGTTTATATTGCTACTCCTGTTAATCTGCATTGCAAGCAAGTAGTTGCAGCAGCTAATAAAGGAAAGCATATATTATGTGAGAAATCCATGGCAATGACTGTTGAAGAATGCGAGAAGATGATTGAAATTTGCAGGGATGCAGACGTAAAGCTTTGTCTTGGATATATGATGAGATTTCATACGATTCATACAAGAATTAAGGAGATGATACAACAGGACTTGCTTGGGAGGATTGTTATGTCCAGAGCCCAACTGTCTTGCTGGTATCCAGAGATACAGGGCGCATGGAGACAAAAAAAGGAGCTTGGCGGCGGTGGCTCTCTCATGGATATGGGAACACACTGTATTGATCTTCTGGAATTTATACTGGATAGTAAAGTAGCAGAAGTTTCCTGTTTTACTGGCAATTTAGCTCATAAATATGAAGTTGAGGATACTGCAGTTGTCCTGATGCGATTTGAAAATAGCGCACAAGGTATTGTTGACAATTGCTTCAGTATACCTGATGATTCATCAAAAAATATGCTGGAAATTTATGGAACAAAGGGAAGTATTCTGTGCAAGGGAACAATAGGACAGGGTGATGGAGGAGAAGCTATTTTGTATATTGAAGAGGAAGGGAAACAATACGATGCAGACCAAAAAAGGGAACCTATTTCCTCTAGCGAAATAATAAACCCGAAACCGATTAATACCTACCAGGCAGAAATAGAACATTTTTCGGATTGTATTATAAACGATACAAAACCTTCTACTTCCGGTGAAGATGGCATATGGAGCCAAAAAGTTGGTTTAGCCTGCTATGAATCAGCAAGCACAGGAAAGGTTGTAAAAATTAACAAAAGGAGATAATCGTAATGGAAAGACTGGTATATGTAAATGGGGAAATGGTTCCTGAAAGCGAAGCTAAGGTTTCTGTTTTTGACGTTGGCTTTCTCTATGGAGCTACGTTTTTTGAATCCGTAAGAACTTTTAAACACAAATTTTTTAAACTCGATGAGCACTTGAGTCGTCTTGAGCGCTCTTTACGCTACGCAGGAATACCTGATATTATCACAAAAGAGAAAATGGCGGATATTATGTCTCAGGTACTGGATGCCAATATTCATCTTACAGATAAAGAAGACGATATGTGGATGTGTGCAGAGGTTACACCGGGGAAAACATTCCCAATGCCTTTAATGAAACAAATAGATAAGACTCCGACCGTTATTGTTTATTCCAGTGCTATGCCGCATAGCGAGTATGTCAAATATTATACGCAAGGGAAACATGTTGTAACCTCTTTAATTAGAAATACATCCCCCCAAAATCTGGATTCACGCGCCAAGAATCGCAACAGAGTTCCTCATTTTCTTGCAAAATTAGAGATTGTAAAAAGAGATCCTGATGCTATTGCTCTTTTCCTTGACCTTGCTGGAAATATAACAGAAGGCACAGGCGCCAATATCTTCTTTGTCTTAGATGGCATCTTATTCACTCCTACAACAAAGAATATTCTGAACGGTATCAGCAGACTGACTGTTATAGAACTGGCAGAGAAAATGAATATAAAGGTTATAGAGAAAGACCTTACTTTATATGACGCTTATAACGCCGAAGAGGCATTCTGGACAACTACTTCATACTGTATTCTGCCTATTTCCATGATCGATGGCCGCAAAATCGGGGATGCGTATCCGGGTCCTTATGCGAAAAAGCTCCTGGATGCATGGAGTAAGGAAGTAGAAGTTGATATAATCGGACAGGCTCAGAAATTTGCAAATAAATAACAAAAAAAGGAGAAAA from bacterium includes the following:
- a CDS encoding Gfo/Idh/MocA family oxidoreductase, producing the protein MIWKREEKVMVNWGVMGAGGIARRRTIPEGIAKAKNAELVAVMDIDEKIAKDVADEYKVKAYTKEEELLDDKNVQAVYIATPVNLHCKQVVAAANKGKHILCEKSMAMTVEECEKMIEICRDADVKLCLGYMMRFHTIHTRIKEMIQQDLLGRIVMSRAQLSCWYPEIQGAWRQKKELGGGGSLMDMGTHCIDLLEFILDSKVAEVSCFTGNLAHKYEVEDTAVVLMRFENSAQGIVDNCFSIPDDSSKNMLEIYGTKGSILCKGTIGQGDGGEAILYIEEEGKQYDADQKREPISSSEIINPKPINTYQAEIEHFSDCIINDTKPSTSGEDGIWSQKVGLACYESASTGKVVKINKRR
- a CDS encoding aminotransferase class IV — translated: MERLVYVNGEMVPESEAKVSVFDVGFLYGATFFESVRTFKHKFFKLDEHLSRLERSLRYAGIPDIITKEKMADIMSQVLDANIHLTDKEDDMWMCAEVTPGKTFPMPLMKQIDKTPTVIVYSSAMPHSEYVKYYTQGKHVVTSLIRNTSPQNLDSRAKNRNRVPHFLAKLEIVKRDPDAIALFLDLAGNITEGTGANIFFVLDGILFTPTTKNILNGISRLTVIELAEKMNIKVIEKDLTLYDAYNAEEAFWTTTSYCILPISMIDGRKIGDAYPGPYAKKLLDAWSKEVEVDIIGQAQKFANK